One Micromonospora sp. WMMD812 genomic window carries:
- a CDS encoding ABC transporter ATP-binding protein — MTALSGSAGDVRLAGGPTPVRVGDTAPAGGDPAGHGGDEAAGAEEILVLSGLTKVFEPTPRWMRVLARTHITSNVLALDGVDLTVRAGEICAIVGPNGAGKTTLFRIIVGLTTATSGTGRLLGLDVGRDSEQIRQVVGWMPADDRSLLMRATARENLHLHGRLQGMSPRQMATRIPEVMATVNLEAQIDTVVAGLSAGMKARLRLARALLPAPRVLILDEPTGAVDPIAAHGLLNLIMDLVQRERLAVLISSHRLEEIEALRSQALLLDKGRVKYFGDLDSLRARWERPQLELVFRSSGTASQAAADLASLGLQLTVDGPTVRCGLRERDGAGDVLAALGAAAREVRHVREIPMPLRDLIAHAYRAAPIVEDGEK; from the coding sequence ATGACGGCATTGTCGGGAAGCGCGGGGGACGTCCGGCTGGCGGGCGGTCCGACACCGGTCCGCGTCGGGGACACCGCCCCGGCCGGTGGTGACCCGGCCGGCCACGGCGGGGACGAGGCGGCCGGCGCCGAGGAGATCCTGGTGCTGTCCGGGTTGACGAAGGTGTTCGAGCCGACGCCGCGCTGGATGCGGGTCCTGGCACGGACGCACATCACGTCGAACGTCCTCGCGCTCGACGGCGTCGACCTGACGGTCCGGGCCGGCGAGATCTGCGCGATCGTCGGCCCGAACGGCGCCGGCAAGACCACGCTGTTCCGGATCATCGTGGGCCTCACCACGGCCACGAGCGGCACCGGCCGGCTGCTCGGCCTCGACGTGGGCCGGGACTCCGAGCAGATCCGGCAGGTGGTGGGCTGGATGCCGGCGGACGACCGGAGCCTGCTGATGCGGGCCACCGCGCGGGAGAACCTGCACCTGCACGGGCGCCTCCAGGGCATGTCGCCGCGGCAGATGGCCACCCGGATCCCCGAGGTCATGGCGACGGTGAACCTCGAGGCGCAGATCGACACCGTGGTCGCCGGGCTGTCGGCCGGGATGAAGGCGCGACTTCGGCTGGCCCGCGCCCTCCTGCCCGCGCCCCGGGTGCTCATCCTGGACGAGCCGACCGGTGCGGTGGACCCGATCGCGGCGCACGGACTCCTGAACCTGATCATGGATCTGGTGCAGCGGGAGCGACTCGCCGTCCTGATCTCGTCGCACCGCCTGGAGGAGATCGAGGCGCTCCGCTCACAGGCGCTGCTCCTCGACAAGGGCCGGGTGAAGTACTTCGGCGACCTCGACAGCCTCCGGGCCCGCTGGGAGCGACCGCAGCTCGAACTCGTCTTCCGGTCCAGCGGAACGGCCAGCCAGGCCGCGGCCGACCTCGCGTCGTTGGGTCTGCAGCTCACGGTCGACGGCCCCACGGTGCGCTGCGGGCTGCGGGAGCGCGACGGCGCCGGCGACGTGCTGGCCGCGTTGGGCGCCGCCGCCCGGGAGGTGCGGCACGTCCGCGAGATCCCGATGCCGCTGCGCGACCTCATCGCCCACGCGTACCGTGCGGCCCCGATCGTTGAGGATGGAGAGAAATGA
- a CDS encoding ABC transporter permease, giving the protein MSSAYTAVIGHRGLWRKSLDTCAAYVRIDLVEERMFPLTTILRYAAVVFPVLLYFFQGTFLNATDAFVFMLIGASVTTGFQDALTALTNRLQFAQERGTLETYLVEPVPWALIPIAMNIWRTVTGTVMACFMVAFGCLLGARIEWRAIPFALLIFLVGIAACNAIGTLAASFIILFKRGEPVIMLYSLAAAVLGGTLFPISVLPDWIRWVSYLVPHSYVISAERQLLMANPPAEGLSPLTSLLVLVGFCMAMFAVGLVVFDRSLKLARKLGILSI; this is encoded by the coding sequence ATGAGTTCGGCCTACACCGCGGTGATCGGCCACCGGGGGCTCTGGCGCAAGTCGCTCGACACCTGTGCGGCGTACGTCCGGATCGACCTGGTCGAGGAGCGGATGTTCCCGCTCACGACCATCCTGCGGTACGCCGCGGTGGTGTTCCCGGTGCTGCTCTACTTCTTCCAGGGCACGTTCCTCAACGCCACCGACGCGTTCGTCTTCATGCTCATCGGCGCGAGCGTCACCACCGGATTCCAGGACGCGCTGACCGCGCTGACGAACCGGCTCCAGTTCGCCCAGGAACGGGGCACCCTGGAGACCTACCTGGTCGAGCCGGTGCCCTGGGCGCTGATCCCGATCGCGATGAACATCTGGCGCACGGTCACCGGCACGGTGATGGCCTGCTTCATGGTGGCGTTCGGCTGCCTGCTGGGCGCCCGGATCGAGTGGCGCGCCATCCCGTTCGCGCTGCTGATCTTCCTGGTCGGGATCGCCGCCTGCAACGCGATCGGCACGCTCGCGGCCAGCTTCATCATCCTGTTCAAGCGCGGCGAACCGGTCATCATGCTCTACAGCCTCGCCGCGGCGGTGCTCGGTGGCACGCTCTTCCCGATCAGCGTCCTACCGGACTGGATCCGCTGGGTCAGCTACCTGGTGCCGCACTCGTACGTCATCTCGGCCGAACGCCAACTGCTGATGGCCAACCCGCCGGCGGAGGGTCTGTCACCCCTCACGTCCCTGCTCGTCCTGGTCGGCTTCTGCATGGCGATGTTCGCGGTCGGGCTGGTCGTGTTCGACCGCTCGCTCAAGCTCGCCCGCAAGCTCGGCATCCTCAGCATCTGA
- a CDS encoding glycosyltransferase, translating into MGLEDQARRAYRAVRRYRQPPPAKIRLRDRQTTPPTVYYLCPDYDTPSGGVRTLYRHVDVLNDAGIPAALMHHRKGFRCGWFPHRTRVTDVASSPLGPDDLLVLPETEARLFPRLPPGLRHLIFNQSGHLTWDVDAERVSRHHRESPDLVGVLVASEHTRDLLEHAFGQPVHRVRPSVDPLLFAPPERANGRTISYLPRRGRSDVENALHILRARGVLADWVVDPVDGVPQHEVARRLRASTIFLTCSYQEGFGLPAAEAMATGNYVIGFHGYGGREFFDPSYSAPVPTGDLLGLSRTVEEVLARESAEPGWCFSRGLRAAAHVRAEYSPERERDSILAALKSVGFAS; encoded by the coding sequence ATGGGTCTGGAGGATCAGGCACGCCGGGCGTACCGGGCGGTGCGGCGGTACCGGCAGCCTCCGCCGGCGAAGATCCGGCTACGGGATCGGCAGACCACGCCGCCGACCGTCTACTACCTCTGCCCGGACTACGACACGCCCTCCGGTGGCGTCCGCACCCTCTACCGGCACGTCGACGTCCTCAACGACGCCGGCATCCCGGCCGCGCTCATGCACCACCGGAAGGGGTTCCGGTGCGGGTGGTTCCCCCACCGGACCCGGGTCACCGACGTGGCGTCCAGCCCCCTCGGCCCGGACGACCTCCTCGTGCTGCCGGAGACCGAGGCCCGGCTGTTCCCGCGGCTACCACCCGGCCTCCGGCACCTGATCTTCAACCAGAGTGGACATCTCACCTGGGACGTGGACGCGGAGCGGGTCAGCCGGCACCACCGGGAAAGCCCGGACCTGGTCGGGGTCCTGGTCGCGTCGGAGCACACGAGAGACCTGCTCGAACACGCCTTCGGCCAGCCGGTGCACCGGGTCCGGCCGAGCGTCGACCCGCTGCTGTTCGCGCCTCCGGAACGCGCCAACGGGCGCACGATCAGCTACCTACCGCGGCGGGGCCGCTCGGACGTCGAGAACGCCCTGCACATCCTGCGGGCGCGTGGTGTCCTGGCCGACTGGGTCGTCGACCCCGTCGACGGTGTCCCGCAGCACGAGGTGGCCCGCCGGCTCCGCGCCTCGACCATCTTCCTGACCTGCAGCTACCAGGAGGGCTTCGGGCTGCCGGCCGCCGAGGCCATGGCGACGGGCAACTATGTGATCGGGTTCCACGGCTACGGCGGACGCGAGTTCTTCGACCCGTCGTACAGCGCGCCGGTGCCCACCGGCGACCTGCTCGGGCTGAGCCGGACGGTCGAGGAGGTCCTGGCCCGCGAGTCGGCGGAGCCGGGCTGGTGCTTCTCGCGCGGCCTGCGGGCGGCGGCGCACGTGCGCGCCGAGTACTCCCCCGAGCGCGAACGGGACAGCATCCTCGCCGCCCTGAAATCGGTCGGCTTCGCGAGCTGA
- a CDS encoding DUF4082 domain-containing protein — MAALVILASTMVVAGWATTDRSGTYSFFGATNVSHVPVDPDTNPVELGLRFTSSRAGTLTAVRFLKAAGAGGSHPVTVWSARGQKLATAMSGNESRSGWQEVTLPTPVRIEAGQVYVVSYHTSRYRATQDYFERPAKSGPLSSVDFAGVYKYGPTGFPSQTWKKSNYWVDVVFAPTATGTSSPRPTASPSRTTGPTASPSGSPNPTPTRDLPPLALPRVPWEGGPGYYGGYAPARGAGWTDPAFFPIGVWQESVVARADAERDRSVGLNTYVAPTDNSDLGLVAAAGMHVIGGSPRQTGPATVGWSLSDEVDMWGGPGSAAWTGNYPGRGAVCDPPDGRCGYTVQEAMLRRFPADGGLRYANYGKGVMFWETDTEASRFVNSYTNVVSNDIYWYTDPGVCNSPSEGPGIGVRPEDCRRAANYGRTMDRMRQLDGLDGKRQPIYAFVEVGHPFSENDAPTITGDQIAGAVLNSLIHEARGVLYFNHNFGGPCLSQHVLRDSCGAAVRPTVTELNRRISVLAPVLNTQSYQWRFNPSLDTMLKAHGDSYYVFAMPGRTGGTGTQRLTLPAGMSGSRAEVLFENRTVPISGGALQDTFARESTYHIYKITP, encoded by the coding sequence GTGGCCGCGCTGGTCATCCTGGCCTCGACGATGGTCGTCGCCGGGTGGGCCACCACCGACCGTTCCGGGACGTACTCGTTCTTCGGCGCGACGAACGTCTCCCACGTGCCGGTCGACCCCGACACCAACCCGGTGGAGCTCGGCCTGCGGTTCACGTCGAGCCGCGCCGGCACGCTGACCGCCGTCCGGTTCCTCAAGGCGGCCGGCGCGGGCGGCTCGCACCCGGTCACCGTCTGGAGCGCCCGGGGTCAGAAGCTCGCCACGGCGATGTCCGGCAACGAGTCGCGGTCGGGCTGGCAGGAGGTCACGCTCCCGACACCGGTGCGGATCGAGGCCGGTCAGGTCTACGTCGTCTCGTACCACACCAGTCGCTACCGGGCCACGCAGGACTACTTCGAGCGACCGGCGAAGTCCGGCCCGCTCAGCAGTGTCGACTTCGCCGGTGTCTACAAGTACGGTCCGACCGGGTTCCCCAGCCAGACCTGGAAGAAGAGCAACTACTGGGTCGACGTCGTTTTCGCGCCGACCGCCACCGGCACGTCGTCCCCGCGACCGACCGCCTCGCCCAGCCGGACGACCGGGCCGACGGCGTCGCCCAGCGGCAGCCCGAACCCGACGCCGACCCGCGACCTCCCGCCGCTCGCGCTGCCCCGGGTGCCCTGGGAGGGCGGCCCCGGCTACTACGGCGGCTACGCCCCGGCGCGGGGCGCCGGCTGGACGGACCCGGCGTTCTTCCCCATCGGAGTCTGGCAGGAGAGTGTCGTCGCGCGGGCCGACGCGGAGCGGGACCGCAGCGTCGGCTTGAACACCTACGTGGCGCCGACCGACAACAGTGACCTGGGTCTCGTCGCGGCCGCGGGTATGCACGTGATCGGTGGTTCGCCGCGCCAGACCGGCCCGGCGACGGTCGGCTGGTCGCTCTCCGACGAGGTCGACATGTGGGGCGGGCCCGGCTCGGCCGCGTGGACCGGCAACTATCCCGGCCGGGGCGCGGTGTGCGACCCGCCCGACGGCCGCTGCGGCTACACGGTCCAGGAGGCCATGCTGCGGAGGTTCCCCGCCGACGGGGGGCTGCGGTACGCCAACTACGGCAAGGGGGTCATGTTCTGGGAGACCGACACGGAGGCGAGCCGGTTCGTCAACTCCTACACCAACGTGGTCTCCAACGACATCTACTGGTACACCGATCCCGGTGTCTGCAACTCGCCGTCGGAAGGGCCGGGGATCGGCGTACGGCCGGAGGACTGCCGGCGAGCGGCGAACTACGGCCGGACGATGGACCGGATGCGGCAACTCGACGGACTGGACGGCAAGCGTCAGCCGATCTACGCGTTCGTCGAGGTCGGTCACCCGTTCAGCGAGAACGACGCCCCCACCATCACGGGCGACCAGATCGCGGGCGCCGTGCTGAACTCGCTCATCCACGAGGCTCGTGGCGTCCTCTACTTCAACCACAACTTCGGCGGTCCCTGCCTCTCGCAGCACGTGCTGCGGGACAGTTGCGGCGCGGCCGTCCGCCCCACGGTGACCGAGCTGAACCGGCGGATCAGCGTGCTCGCGCCGGTGCTGAACACCCAGTCGTACCAGTGGCGGTTCAACCCGAGCCTCGACACGATGCTGAAGGCGCACGGCGACTCCTACTACGTCTTCGCCATGCCGGGCCGCACGGGCGGGACGGGGACGCAACGGCTGACCCTGCCGGCGGGGATGAGCGGCAGCCGGGCCGAGGTGCTGTTCGAGAACCGGACGGTGCCGATCAGCGGCGGGGCGCTGCAGGACACCTTCGCCCGGGAGTCCACGTACCACATCTACAAGATCACCCCGTGA
- a CDS encoding glycosyltransferase family 2 protein yields the protein MADRRARLRTVSSATDSVTYRWPFDRLLIPLSGWQYRAVRISVIMPAFNEASGIGGVLRSLLDSPQFDTDLEIVVVANGCTDDTAEIARSFGVRVVEIPTPSKTAALNAGDRAVGAGDRIYLDADVPVTAELLRQLATAVTRPGVAAAVPRPVVDSSSSFWPVRAYYAVNARLPVFRNRLFGRGIIALSGEARGRFDQFPELTADDMFLDAIAGPHEKVEIDAVVRVDAPRRTADLVRRVARARDGNAEFWRFLRSAPPEYGLPADPVPGPSAWSWLRDVLLRSPELAPAAVCYVGIILLAEAKRRSPGWSARSGWGRTASVQARR from the coding sequence ATGGCGGATCGGCGAGCAAGGCTTCGAACGGTCAGCAGCGCAACGGATTCCGTGACATACCGATGGCCGTTCGACCGGTTGTTGATCCCTCTTTCGGGCTGGCAGTATCGCGCCGTGCGGATCAGTGTCATCATGCCCGCCTTCAATGAGGCGTCGGGAATTGGTGGCGTCTTGCGGAGTTTGCTCGATTCTCCGCAATTCGACACGGACCTGGAGATTGTCGTTGTGGCCAATGGTTGCACCGACGACACGGCGGAAATTGCTCGTTCGTTCGGCGTGCGGGTCGTGGAAATCCCGACGCCGTCGAAGACCGCGGCCCTGAACGCCGGCGACCGGGCGGTCGGCGCCGGCGACCGGATCTATTTGGACGCCGACGTGCCGGTCACCGCCGAGCTGCTCCGCCAGCTCGCCACCGCCGTCACCCGCCCCGGCGTCGCCGCGGCGGTGCCCCGCCCGGTCGTCGACAGCTCGAGCAGCTTCTGGCCCGTGCGGGCCTACTACGCGGTGAACGCCCGGCTGCCCGTGTTCCGCAACCGTCTCTTCGGGCGCGGCATCATCGCGCTCTCCGGCGAGGCGCGGGGCCGCTTCGACCAGTTCCCCGAACTCACCGCCGACGACATGTTCCTCGACGCGATCGCCGGACCGCACGAGAAGGTGGAGATCGACGCCGTGGTCCGGGTGGACGCCCCACGGCGCACCGCCGACCTCGTCCGCCGGGTGGCCCGCGCCCGCGACGGCAACGCGGAGTTCTGGCGCTTCCTCCGCTCCGCCCCGCCGGAGTACGGTCTGCCGGCCGATCCGGTGCCCGGGCCGAGCGCCTGGTCGTGGCTGCGGGACGTGCTGCTCCGGTCGCCGGAGTTGGCCCCGGCGGCGGTCTGCTACGTCGGGATCATCCTGCTCGCCGAGGCGAAACGCCGGTCGCCGGGCTGGAGTGCTCGCTCCGGCTGGGGACGGACGGCGTCCGTCCAGGCCCGACGGTGA
- a CDS encoding WecB/TagA/CpsF family glycosyltransferase, whose protein sequence is MLADPPSVDFFSVPLNLDGSRQENRVDVYGIDFDPLQENDVIRHVVSELDAGRGGQIITPNVDILRRILRDPESRAHVESASLVVADGKPLIWASRIAGNPLPARVAGSDLIWSLSAALAERDRSIYLLGGAPGTANRAEEVMRARFPRLRIAGHLSPPFGFDTRPDQFEEACGTVAAARPDLVYVGLGFPKQERVIARLRSRLPASWFLGCGAAIGFVAGVHRRAPRWMQAYGLEWTHRLASEPARLMRRYLVHDLPFALELLAVSTRRRLRGARVGRVPRTADGPAAPRPAGVPLAADGPGHGLPIQTGDQV, encoded by the coding sequence TTGCTCGCCGATCCGCCATCGGTAGATTTCTTTTCCGTGCCCCTCAATCTGGACGGTTCACGCCAGGAAAACCGGGTCGACGTGTACGGGATCGACTTCGACCCGCTCCAGGAAAATGACGTTATCCGGCACGTCGTGTCCGAACTGGACGCGGGTCGGGGCGGACAGATCATAACCCCCAATGTGGACATCCTGCGTCGGATTCTCCGAGATCCGGAATCGCGGGCCCACGTGGAATCGGCAAGTCTTGTCGTGGCCGACGGCAAGCCGTTGATCTGGGCCAGCCGAATCGCCGGGAATCCCCTGCCCGCCCGGGTCGCCGGCTCCGACCTGATCTGGAGCCTCTCCGCCGCGCTGGCCGAGCGGGACCGATCCATCTACCTGCTGGGCGGCGCGCCGGGCACCGCGAACCGAGCGGAAGAGGTCATGCGCGCCCGCTTCCCAAGGTTGCGCATCGCCGGGCACCTCAGCCCGCCCTTCGGCTTCGACACCCGCCCCGACCAGTTCGAGGAGGCCTGCGGCACGGTGGCCGCCGCTCGACCGGACCTGGTCTACGTCGGGCTCGGCTTCCCCAAGCAGGAACGGGTCATCGCCCGACTCCGCTCCCGATTGCCCGCCTCCTGGTTTCTGGGCTGCGGCGCGGCGATCGGCTTCGTGGCCGGTGTGCACCGGCGAGCGCCGCGGTGGATGCAGGCGTACGGTCTCGAGTGGACGCACCGCCTGGCCAGCGAACCGGCCCGACTGATGCGGCGCTATCTCGTCCACGACCTTCCGTTCGCGCTGGAACTGCTGGCGGTGAGCACGCGGCGGCGGCTCCGCGGCGCCCGAGTCGGCCGGGTGCCACGCACCGCCGACGGGCCCGCCGCACCACGTCCGGCCGGCGTCCCGCTCGCCGCCGACGGCCCGGGGCACGGGCTGCCCATCCAGACGGGAGACCAGGTGTGA
- a CDS encoding glycosyltransferase family 2 protein — MKRPDVSVVIVSYNTRELTLRCLRELVDSRTPQVRFDITVVDNASADGSADAIAERFPEVRLLRLSENVGWGRGVNRGAVASDGEYILLLNPDAAPVGTPVAELFTFARQRPEHRIYTGRTLHSDGTDDHYSCWGLPSLWSYVTFATGLSTVFSRHGWANPEGLPDYDRRSVREVPAVTGCFLLIERDLFNRLGGFDPVYFLYSDDIDLCARAARLGARPVLDPDAAVIHVGGASSSSEGQRMKILRGKATYVRLHWSPARARLGVGLLVAGVGLRALGRTLLGTDRSRGVNWATVWRERRTWAAGWPPCDEPRPPHDPAAATPDAAPRPSEVDQSLAHPVSPGTDRTAAVPGARPGPTVPSA, encoded by the coding sequence GTGAAGCGTCCCGATGTGTCGGTCGTGATCGTCTCGTACAACACCCGCGAGCTGACGCTGCGCTGCCTGCGGGAACTCGTCGACAGCCGGACCCCGCAGGTCCGGTTCGACATCACCGTCGTCGACAACGCCTCCGCCGACGGCTCGGCCGACGCGATCGCCGAGCGGTTCCCCGAGGTCCGCCTGCTGCGGCTGAGCGAGAACGTCGGCTGGGGGCGCGGCGTCAACCGGGGCGCCGTCGCGAGCGACGGGGAGTACATCCTGCTGCTCAACCCGGACGCCGCCCCCGTCGGCACGCCCGTCGCCGAGCTGTTCACGTTCGCCCGGCAGCGGCCGGAGCACCGGATCTACACCGGACGGACGCTGCACTCCGACGGCACGGACGACCACTACTCGTGCTGGGGGCTGCCCAGCCTGTGGAGTTACGTCACCTTCGCCACCGGCCTGTCGACCGTCTTCTCGCGGCACGGGTGGGCGAACCCGGAGGGATTGCCCGACTACGACCGACGGTCGGTGCGGGAGGTGCCCGCCGTGACGGGCTGCTTCCTGCTCATCGAACGCGACCTGTTCAACCGGCTCGGCGGCTTCGACCCGGTCTACTTCCTGTACAGCGACGACATCGACCTCTGCGCCCGGGCCGCCCGGCTCGGCGCCCGACCGGTGCTCGACCCCGACGCGGCCGTCATCCACGTGGGCGGCGCCTCGTCGAGCTCCGAGGGGCAGCGGATGAAGATCCTCCGGGGCAAGGCCACCTACGTCCGCCTGCACTGGTCGCCGGCCCGGGCCCGGCTCGGCGTGGGGCTGCTGGTCGCCGGTGTCGGGCTGCGCGCCCTCGGCCGGACCCTGCTCGGCACGGACCGGTCCCGGGGCGTCAACTGGGCCACGGTCTGGCGCGAACGGCGCACCTGGGCCGCCGGCTGGCCCCCGTGTGACGAGCCCCGCCCGCCGCACGACCCCGCCGCCGCCACGCCGGACGCGGCGCCCCGGCCGTCGGAGGTCGACCAGAGCCTGGCCCATCCCGTGAGCCCCGGCACGGACCGGACCGCCGCGGTCCCCGGCGCCCGACCGGGGCCCACGGTTCCCAGCGCCTGA
- a CDS encoding GNAT family N-acetyltransferase produces the protein MTDLRLRPVRDDDLPEFYRHQRDPVAVRMAAFTAEDPDDRAEFAAHWQRVRSDPKIVTRTVTVDGAVVGYVAAFPVGERTEVSYWIDRAHWGRGHATAALDALLRELPQRPVHARAAKDNLGSLAVLRKCGFVVRGEDRGYAPGRGQEVEEYVLELPA, from the coding sequence GTGACCGACCTGCGCCTACGCCCCGTGCGCGACGACGACCTGCCGGAGTTCTACCGCCATCAGCGGGACCCGGTGGCCGTCCGGATGGCCGCCTTCACCGCGGAAGACCCGGACGACCGGGCGGAGTTCGCGGCGCACTGGCAGCGGGTGCGCAGCGACCCGAAGATCGTGACGCGCACGGTCACCGTCGACGGCGCGGTGGTCGGCTACGTCGCCGCCTTCCCGGTGGGCGAGCGCACCGAGGTCAGCTACTGGATCGACCGGGCCCACTGGGGGCGCGGCCACGCCACCGCCGCCCTGGACGCGCTGCTGCGGGAGTTGCCACAGCGCCCGGTGCACGCACGTGCGGCGAAGGACAACCTGGGCTCGCTGGCCGTGCTGCGTAAGTGCGGCTTCGTCGTTCGCGGCGAGGACCGCGGCTATGCGCCGGGCCGCGGGCAGGAGGTCGAGGAGTACGTCCTGGAGCTGCCGGCCTGA